The DNA sequence TCCACCACGGGTCCCTCGACGGATCCACTGTAAATGGACTGAACGCTCTGAGGCTACGAGCACATCCTTACAGCTCGACATATCCGGCGATGCACGCGAGTATGTGATATCGTTCACAGGAATCGAATCTACGGAATGGGAATGTGTAGTACATTTAAATTGCGCTTCACAGTTTCATTTTGGAGACGCGATGTGAGGAACCATTAACACCCAGATGTGTTGTTGAAACcaaagataaaatttgactgtcgaaaataaattcaagatCGCAACCTAAGATGTTAGGAATCCAAGGGTGCTAATGTCTCGCACAACATCGGCCTACATGTAAAGgtgataatacaaatattttgaagattATCGCTGTAAAAACGTTTAACGTTGATCGTACGccttaattaatgataatcatTAGATAATGGTTAGATTAAGTTTAAACTGTAAGTTTTGAACACACAGGGTAACGAATAAATAAGTCATCTTCTTTTTCCCGTCGATAGAGTAACATGTTAAGTTATGAGAAAGTATATTGATatcataattaaacataaatacagtaaaatattattctacaaAGTTACGGCCTTATTGTAGATATGTAGACGGTATAGACAAAGACACTGTCGtgcaataaaaacattaagatTGGAGAACGTTTCTTCAGGTAtgttttctcatatatataataaaaaaagtacaacgccatacagatatataacaaatacatgtatatatgtacacatatcgaaatatattgGCACAAGATTAGAATACAGTCAGCCGGCGTATATATTGGTCACATCTGTCATAATCTTAAGATCCATTATTCACAATCCACAGCAAGTATACAGATccttttaaaagaattaaaactttgctataattaaaaattagatatagaTAATGTAATGAATTATTACACGCATATAAAAAGAGAGTGATATATgtgtgattaaaattattcataaattttctaattcttctttatggaataatttaaatttagattctaaagcaacaaaatttatagtaaacaaaatttatagtatACTTGctgaagattaaatattatcaatatctaTTTCGACTATCTTGGACCATATAACgtcacaatttaataaaaacatcgcTCAAAAAAAACGTCGTAAAGATACCTTTAAAGCGCTAAAAAATTACGTTGATTCTACGCCTGTTCGATATCTTCACGACATTCTTCGGCGATTTATATTGCCATTGTAAGTATTATGAGAAATACTTAAGAACTTTAAAACCTTTGAAACATTTCATCGAGCATACAAGTAGTCcaaaatcgatttattttcaGCATTTTTACCTTGTATACTTTTCAATACTATACCGTTACTTGCACGTTTTGCACAACATTGCTCCAGTCGAGCTTGGAGGGCACCAAATAGAAAGCTGGCGCGATTTTGCTACCGCAGGGACACTGGCTGCCAGAGATCCAACTATACGAGCCGAGCTTCGTATTACACTTAGGACAATTCAATTTGCCTTCAACGGTGTGCGTGATGTCGGGCATCCAAGCCAGAGGTTCCACAAAGTAGATCTTGTCGCAAAGCTCAACTCGCGTTGGCTCTTCTCTTCTCGCTGGTTTATCACAGTTCTCACCATCCTTCGAACGTTTAACGCTGATATGCCGCCAGATCTGTTTCTCATGCGGTGCGTGAGGTAGAATATTGCTAGCGCTTGCCACGATGCGACGACATTTCTTACAACGATAAACTGTCGGTTCAGGTCGCACGGTTGTCAGTGCGGGATCTGGTTTTACTAAATCGACACAACTCTGAGGAAGAATGCGAGCCTTGCGCACCTTGTCGGCGGCAATCTGTAACCGATACATCTTAAATTGCACGTTGGTGCTATCTACACCATAGCCCATGTCCTCGTAAAGTTGCAGCTGTGCCATGAAGCCAGGATTAGGCCCGACGAATCGTCGTTTCGACTTTACCACCTGGAATGCGTCTGCAAAACTCAACTCGCGCTTCTtcattatatat is a window from the Anoplolepis gracilipes chromosome 17, ASM4749672v1, whole genome shotgun sequence genome containing:
- the Mkp-4 gene encoding dual specificity protein phosphatase MPK-4 isoform X1 yields the protein MFFLTRITLSLSRVLRMAQDDVNKLTREDFDAGPCSFDEIEPGLFLGNLTAATDVDWLKEVEMTHILTIDSCPLPRKIQERLPNLIIKYIQVTDMPREDLLTHFEDSYEFIDRALESNGRVLIHCYFGVSRSATMVIAYIMKKRELSFADAFQVVKSKRRFVGPNPGFMAQLQLYEDMGYGVDSTNVQFKMYRLQIAADKVRKARILPQSCVDLVKPDPALTTVRPEPTVYRCKKCRRIVASASNILPHAPHEKQIWRHISVKRSKDGENCDKPARREEPTRVELCDKIYFVEPLAWMPDITHTVEGKLNCPKCNTKLGSYSWISGSQCPCGSKIAPAFYLVPSKLDWSNVVQNVQVTIRFL
- the Mkp-4 gene encoding dual specificity protein phosphatase MPK-4 isoform X3, with the translated sequence MKRDVSLKVLRMAQDDVNKLTREDFDAGPCSFDEIEPGLFLGNLTAATDVDWLKEVEMTHILTIDSCPLPRKIQERLPNLIIKYIQVTDMPREDLLTHFEDSYEFIDRALESNGRVLIHCYFGVSRSATMVIAYIMKKRELSFADAFQVVKSKRRFVGPNPGFMAQLQLYEDMGYGVDSTNVQFKMYRLQIAADKVRKARILPQSCVDLVKPDPALTTVRPEPTVYRCKKCRRIVASASNILPHAPHEKQIWRHISVKRSKDGENCDKPARREEPTRVELCDKIYFVEPLAWMPDITHTVEGKLNCPKCNTKLGSYSWISGSQCPCGSKIAPAFYLVPSKLDWSNVVQNVQVTIRFL
- the Mkp-4 gene encoding dual specificity protein phosphatase MPK-4 isoform X2, which codes for MFFLTRITLSLSRVLRMAQDDVNKLTREDFDAGPCSFDEIEPGLFLGNLTAATDVDWLKEVEMTHILTIDSCPLPRKIQERLPNLIIKYIQVTDMPREDLLTHFEDSYEFIDRALESNGRVLIHCYFGVSRSATMVIAYIMKKRELSFADAFQVVKSKRRFVGPNPGFMAQLQLYEDMGYGVDSTNVQFKMYRLQIAADKVRKARILPQSCVDLVKPDPALTTVRPEPTVYRCKKCRRIVASASNILPHAPHEKQIWRHISVKRSKDGENCDKPARREEPTRVELCDKIYFVEPLAWMPDITHTVEGKLNCPKCNTKLGSYSWISGSQCPCGSKIAPAFYLVPSKLDWSNVVQNVQVTV